The DNA segment GGGCATCATACTTCTTCCCCAATCCTCACCCCAGGAAACTGATCCAGTTTGGGCTTATGAAGAATCTCATCCGACGACTACAGAAATATCCTGTGCGGGTGTCTCGAGAGGAGCGAAGCCACCCTGCCCGGCTTTACACAGGCTGTCACAGCTACGATGAGATCTGCTGCAAGACAGGTGGAGGCAGGCAGTGGGGCAGACAGGGTCGGGTCAGGGCAGGGTGGGTAGGCCAAGATCACTGACCTCAccacccctaccccaccccacccaggcaTGAGTTACCATGAGCTGGATGAGCGTCTGGAAAATGACCCCAACATCATCATCTGCTGGAAGTAAAGCTTTCCTGAATGGGCATATTACTGTGGCTACTCCCTTCTGCTAAACCCTGCCCAATACATGGGGGCTAGATAAGTAGGCTAGTTCATATACTCTGGAGGTTGACCCTCAGTTCTGTAAATAAAATCATTGACTTCAACCTGCCTTCGTTCCTTTAtctatttttgtggtactggggattgaacctagggacacactaccactgagttacatccccagccctttttctattttgagacagggtctctctaagttgcccaggctgacctctaaTTTGTAATCCTCCTTATTTAGCCTATgaaatagctaggattacaagtgtgggcACCCCAGCCACCTCAACCTACTTTTATTGAATGTTGCCTCAGCTAGCCATCCGTGAATGAAATAGCCAGTCTTAGCGCCCTGGAGCGCCATCTGGTGTTGCATGACTAACAATGGTCAAGTAAACGTGCACTTAATTGTAAACTGAAACAGCCAGAAACAGATGTGAAGAGTTCTGATGGGAGCAGGGATTGCTCTGGATTATATGAACAAGAAATGCCTAGATGAGGGGATTTAAACTGAGCCCTGAACTAGGAAAAATATTCCAGTAGAGGAAACAAATGCAAAATCCTGAAGCAAAAGCTTTGGGATGAATGAGGAATCCAAGGCAAGCCCATGGGACTGGATCATGGGAGGTCAAAGAGAGCCAAAAATACAAGCCATAAAACTCCCAGGGCACGATgacacacgtctgtaatcccagctactcaggaggccaaggcaggaggatttcaagtttgaggccaacctaggcaatttgcaagaccctgtctcaaaaataagaagggctggggatgcaccTCAGAGCTTTCATGCACGAggcctggattcaattcccagtacccacacCCACAAATCTAAGtcctggggaaggagagagagcaagaagtAGACGCTGTGGAACGGCTGGGAAGCTACGTCTGACtcagtatgtttaaaaaaaaaaaaaatatatatatatatatatacacatatattatacttacatattttaaatatatatttatatataaaaatatatataaatatatatttatatatttttatatatatttatttatatattttaaatatatatatatatttagttggagatggacacaatacctttatttttatttatttagttttagtggtactgaggatcaaacccagtgcctcacacgtgctaggtaagcgctctaccactgagccacaaccccagcccctgacccaGTATTTTGAAGACCAGAGACAACCACAGAACTGCCCTCCTGCAAAGGAGTAATATCTGATGTACACTTTTAAGATTCCTTGCTGCTGGGAAGGCTACAGAGTGGAAGTAGATCTAGTGAAAAGGTTACTGCAGCTATCCGCATTGAAGTAATGGCAGTCTGAAATAGAATGGAGAGAAGCTGTGAGTCCTAGGCAGTACTTAGGGAGTAGATCCAATTGGTGATGCTGGGCTCAAGAAATAAGATAAGGAGGAAGTCATGAAGAGGAACATCCGGGAGGATCAAGACGGCCCAGCTGCAGGAGGAGCTGACAGGAGTCACAGGCTAACTTAACATTCGGGAAGAGTCGGTAGAGTTCAGGAGAGACTTCGTGGACGCACCTGGTTATGAGAGAGAAAGCTTTGACAATCGCAATTGGGTTACTGTTAGGGTAGGCGTGGCAGGCTGGGGGCGGCCCCAGACGGCGCGAGCCGCCCACAGGGGTGGGCCCAGGCCTCACTGCGCAGACGCCGAGCTGTTTCCATGGCGGCGAGGACCCACGCGCCCCAACCGACAGGCAACTGTCCGGTCCCAGACTTCAGTCTCGCAGGAGTCTGTCCTTCCAAAGTGCGTCATCTCCTCCGCCCCAACCGCTGCCCGAAGTCAGTCAAATCCTGGCCCCAACATGGGCGACCTGGAGCTGCTGCTGCCCGGAGAGGCTGACGTACTGGTGCGAGGTTTGCGCAGTTTCCCGCTGCGCGAGATGGGCTCTGAAGGGTGAGGCAGCTGACTTAGGCGGAGTCACCAGGTCCTTGAATGCGGGAAGCTTGGGCCTGATATTGGGGAAGGGGTTGCCCAGTGTGAAGGGTCCCCCAGGTGGAAAGACAAAGCTCTTTCAGATAGGAATATATGGTTCCTAAGCCCCCTCTTTGTCTTCGGGATTAGGTTAGGCTTCAATAGGATCCAGCATCACTCCTGATGCACACGTGTGCCCAAATGCACATACATACCCTCTGGAACAGGTGGAACCAGCAGcacgagaacctggagaagctgaacATGCAAGCCATCCTTGATGCCACTGTCAGCCAGGGAGAGCCCATCCAGGAACTGCTGGTCACCTATGGGAAGGTACCCAAAAATCGCAGGCAGCATTCCAGTCTTCACCCATCCTATCCCTCAGGAACAACTGGGTGCCTGCTCTTCCCTCTGGCCTGGTGCCCTCcctgaaagggaaagagaaatatgTTACATTTCCTTTTGTACCCCTATTAGACAAGACTCAGGCACACCATGCCTGTGGCTGGGGCATGAGTTGACTAGGGAGAGAGTCATGGATACTAGAACAAACTAGGCTGTATGGGGAGGACCCAAGTGTTAAAGTCACCCTGAACTGCCTAGAAGACCAGAGGATGGCTCCCACTGAAGTGGGAGTGGGGCTTTGATTTGGAAGGAAACAGCCTTTCCAACATGAGGGTTGGGGAATTAGAAAATAGGAAGATGACTTGAGGTAACACTTGACAAAAGATTTCTCCACAAGAAAAAGGCAAAGCACACTACTAGGGAGTGGGGTAGAAATAGGGCACTATGAAGGGCCTTGAGTAAGAGTGAGACCAAGGTACACAAGAGCCTTAGAGGGTCAGAGGACAAGGCCAAGAAAGAAGGACACGAGCAGGAGGGCTGGCCTAAAAGAGATGGGGAGAAGGGAATAAGAGTGCAGGTGCAAGGAGGCAAGGCAGTTGGGACAGAGCAAGGGCCAGTCACAGGTACCTGGGGAGTGCACCCATAGATTTTGGAGCAGTTGAAAATAAAGGTCTAAGATGCAGGAGAAAAGTCAAGGATGGTACTTGTAGGGCTTGGTAGAGTCCAGGGACCTGGGAAAGTTTGAGAGCTGAGCTGACAGAACCAGGAATGTGAGGGTTGCCAGGCAAAGGAGGTCCATCTCATTCCCATCCTTACCCCATGCTTCAAAGATCCCGACACTGGTGGAAGAGCTAATCGCAGTGGAGATGTGGAAGCAGAAGGTGTTCCCTGTGCTATGCAAAGTGGAGGACTTCAAGCCCCAGAATACTTTCCCCATATACATGGTGGTGAGTTGGGCCCCTGGCTCACACTTCCTCCAACCCCTTCAGAGCAAAGAGCCAAGGACTGGGGAAGACAATATGCCTGGGTAGTCCCTATGCCTGTCTTGCAGCCCAGGCcctgttttcccctttttttgACAGGTACACCATGAAGCCTCCATTATCAACCTCCTAGAGACTGTGTTCTTCCACAAGGTGAGGTACTATTCCTGCCCAAGGGCCACTTCTCTGGACTAGAACAGTGTCCAGATTGTGTCCATGTGGGGAGAGCATCAGAGACAGAAAgtttcccttccccttttcccccAGGAGGTATGTGAGTCAGCAGAGGACACCATCTTGGACCTGGTAGATTACTGCCACCGCAAACTGACACTGCTGGTGGCCCGAACTGGCCGTGGTGGCCCCCATGAGGAAGAAGGGTCCCAGGACAATACCCCTATGCAGGTGAACTGAGGTTTCCTGGGGTTGGCAAAGCCTAGATATGGGTTTCCAAGGCCAGTGCAGCAGGGGGTGGCCCAACCTGAACACTGTGTGCCTCCAGGAGCTGCAGAAGCAGGCAGAGCTAATGGAATTTGAGATCTCACTGAAGGCCCTTTCAGTGTTGCGCTACATCACAGACTGTGTGGACAGGTGGGCAGTCCTCCCAAGTCTGGGGCCTACAGTAGAGGGATGGAAGACTGTGCCTATAGCCTCTGCTTACCTCCCTGCCTGCCATCCCCACCCCTAGCCTTTCCCTGAGCATCCTGAGTCGAATGCTTAGCACCCACAACCTACCCTGCCTCCTGGTGGAACTGCTGGAGCACAGTCCCTGGAGCCGGCGGGAAGGAAGTAAGGTCTTCCCCCACCTACCTAAGCCCTAGCCCACTGCTTCTAGAACATCCTTCAGTATTGACTGAAGTGGGAAACTGGCAGTTCAAACCCTACCCCACTCCCATCCCACAGAGTTTACCAGGATGCTTCACTCAAGGTGGGATGAGACCTTGGCTTTGTAGCAGGCAAGGCCCATGAGTCCATTACTGAGTACTCATCCTGCTCTGGGGCCAGCAAAACCACAACCTGGGCAAGTCCTGTGGCCCAGGTTCTCCCACCTTGCCCAGCCTGTGGGAAGTTCCACAGCACACACAGCTGACTCACTCAAAGAGATTGCAATGGTTACACCCAATGTGCTGGGTCTTCTCCCCAGGCAAGCTGCAGCGATTCGAGGGTGGTCATTGGCAGACAGTAGCCCCCTCAGAGCAGCAAAAGCTGAGCAAGTTGGATGGGCAAGTGTGGATCGCTCTGTACAACCTGTTGCTAAGCCCAGAGGCCCGGGCCCGCTACTGCCTCACGAGCTTTGCTAAGGGACAGCTACTCAAGGTGGGGACCTCCCCCCAACTAGTGCCCACAGCCCCAGCACTGCTCCACTTCATCCCACCCCCACTGTATCCCTGCTGGTCATCTTTGCCCACCTACTTCCACCCTAGTCCTCCTTTCAGATATTGAGCTTCAGGTGACAAAGCAGCTGGTAGGACATAAGCCCCAAAGGTACCCTCAGCCCACCTTCCCTGCCAGCACCTGTTTGACACAGGCCTTCCCTGGATACCCTTGCAGCTTCGGGCCTTCCTAACAGACACACTACTTGACCAGTTGCCCAACTTGGCAGACCTACAAAGTTTCCTGGCCCACCTGACCCTGGTCGAAACCCAGCCTCCTAAGAAGGACCTGGTGTTGGAACAGGTAGGCATCTGGAAAGTTAATCAGTCAGGACCACTGTCCACTTTGCCAgctccttcctgccccttccaTTACTCTCCCCCAGATCCCAGAAATCTGGGAGCGGCTGGAGCAAGAGAATAGAGGCAAATGGCAGGCAATTGCCAAGCACCAACTTCGGCATGTGTTCAGCCCCTCTGAGCAGGACCTTCGGCTACAGGCACGAAGGTAAGTCCTGCTGAGCTGGCGAAGGGGTGGATAGAAGGCAGGAGGTATGGACTGGGCAGGGGTGGAACTGTGTTCCAACCTGCCAAACCCAGTGAGGCCCGCTTGACTGATCCACTAGGTGGGCTGAGACCTACAGACTGGATGTGCTAGAAGCAGTGGCTCCAGAGAGGCCCCATTGTGCCTACTGCAATGCAGAGGCATCCAAGCGCTGCTCAAGATGCCAGAATGAGTGGTATTGCTGCAGGTGAGGATATCTTAGGATGACCTTAGTCCCCTAAGCCCCACTCCTcgatcctccccacccccagcactgccATCCTCACCtggcccacctgcctacagggaGTGCCAAGTCAAGCACTGGGAGAAGCATGGGAAGGCTTGTGTCCTGGCAGCCCAGGGTGGCAAAGCTAAGTGAGGGTTGCAGCCGCTGAGGGCCGTCCAATACAACCCACCCAGAGTGCACTCCTGAACCTCAGGATCTCTGTCTGCTCTCTGCCCCTCTGCCGGACCCCAATCTCCCTGGTGGTGAGCACAGCTGGTTCAAGAAGAGCTGCTgagccacacacacaccccacgaGTGAAGGCTCCCCACTTCCTGCAACCCGGCATATAGGCGGAGGGCAAGGCCACAGTCTCAGCAAACCAgggcaggaggcctgggtggTGGGGCGTGGGCCGGATGTGGGGACCCTCTTCCTCTAACACAGTAAAGTTAACCCCTCGAAACATGCCTGTCTCCGTGTGGCGCTTTGCGGTCGTCGTCTGGGCGTGCGGTAATTAAGGataaaaggaaagggagggaaagggttcTTTGAGAAAGCCCCTCCACTCCGCTCCACCTGCAGGCCAACACTGTCAGCTTTCACAGGTTTCCTCTTGGCGGCTCTCCTCTTTCCCGCCGCCCTGCCTGGATTCTGGGGGCGGCGCGGAAGTCGCGGCCCGCCCTGTGGCCCCGCCCTCCCCGCACTAGCTAGCTCCCAGAGCCGGCTGAAGCCTGGGCCCGACCTGGCCATGTCGGTGAAGCCAGAGCTCATTGAGCTACAGGAGCTCGCATCTGCTGGGTGCACCAACCCAGGCCGCACCCGCCTGGAGCGTGCCAACGCGCTGCGCATCGCGCCCGGCACCGCGCGCAACCCCGCACGGCAACAGGTCCCGGGCAGTGGCCACCGCTTCCAACCCGCAGGGCCCACCACGCACACGTGGTGCGACCTCTGCGGCGACTTCATCTGGGGCGTCGTGCGCAAGGGCCTCCAGTGCGCGCGTGAGTAGCGGCTCCGCACGCCAGCGAGAGCCAAATGGGCGGCCGAGGGGCAGCACCATCGCTGCGGGTCAAGTCGTGGCAGAGGGAGTCGTCAGGGACAACCCCCAAGATCAGGTCTCTCATCTTGCCCCATCGCGGAAAAGAGTGCAGGAAGATGGTTTATCCCTAGTCGCCCTCCATCCGTGGCTGGGGCATAGTTGGGCAGAGGCAGTACAGTAAATAACGAGGTGCTGATTTCAAGTGTCTTTTAAGTGTCTTGACCCTTAAGAAAGCCTTTGTGCCTACTGTTGTTATCTGAGCCCATATTCCCAGGTCTGCCTTTTCCCAATAATTCAGTCACCGTGTCTCTCCAGAATTCTTGTACTGAGGGAAAGTTACCCACCAATGGAAGGGGCCTGGAAAAAGTTAGAACCTCGGGTGGACCCTCTGCAAGCAGGAATTTCCTTGAGTCTTTATTTAGCAACCACCTATCTTGGCCCCAACGAATCAAGTGTTTAGCAAGTAACTATCTTGGTCACAGTGAACTGGGTACTAAAACATAGAACACagccatcaccatcatcatcaggGAATCACCAGCAAGTTGATGTTCTAGCTGTTCATCAGCTAGAATCACTGGGAGCACTTTTACAGCCCTCTCATCTCCTTCTGCCTGCATCCTGTATCGATCTGTTGAATCAATTGTTGGAGGTGGACCCTAGGtatccataattttttaaaatctcccagggacatgggggtggggtgggaggtggtgtCATTATAATATGCAGCCTAAGTGGAAATTCAGTACACCGACCCATACAGGAACTTAGGAATGGTACCCTAGGCCATGCATGGAGACCTTCTCATCCAGTACAGAAGTATGTCACAGACTCAGCTAGAGAAGCACAGGGATTTGTGACAGACTACAAAGCAGGAAGAAGGGCTGGGACATTGTAGTGTTCTCCAGGAAAAATAAAGTGgccatggaaatgaaaaacaggacaGTTTAGGTCTTAGGCAAGAGGTAGGGACAAAGGAGGAATCAATCAGGTGAGTGTAGACAGAGCAGGGAAGTGATCAAACCAAGCCCTGGACATCACCATTAGATCTGGAAGTAGAGACAGAACCAGCAAAGAAGGTGAGTaggaagaaaacttggaatgcgaTCTCTGGAAGTCAAGGGGAGCTAGTATTAAATGATGCTGAGGAGTACAGAATGGAGAATGGACCGCTGAGGACCCTGACCAGGGCAGTTTCCTGGAGGGAGGGGCAAGAAAGCCTGAGTACAGTAGATAGAAGAGTGAAGACAAAAATTTAGATGAATGTAAACCAGTGTTTTGGTCTGAGAGGGCAAATGATAACCAGAGAAGGTCGTagattaaaagttttgttttctccttcaaGTAAATGGGCGGAGGAAGTTCTTGCTAGGCGCTAGAGATTTAAGTGTTGAGCAGGCCTGGATCCCTAACAGCCTGAGGCCTTCCGGTCAGTTTCCAGACACGCCCGGGAACCAAC comes from the Sciurus carolinensis chromosome 9, mSciCar1.2, whole genome shotgun sequence genome and includes:
- the Zmynd10 gene encoding zinc finger MYND domain-containing protein 10 isoform X3, whose translation is MGDLELLLPGEADVLVRGLRSFPLREMGSEGWNQQHENLEKLNMQAILDATVSQGEPIQELLVTYGKIPTLVEELIAVEMWKQKVFPVLCKVEDFKPQNTFPIYMVVHHEASIINLLETVFFHKEVCESAEDTILDLVDYCHRKLTLLVARTGRGGPHEEEGSQDNTPMQELQKQAELMEFEISLKALSVLRYITDCVDSLSLSILSRMLSTHNLPCLLVELLEHSPWSRREGSKLQRFEGGHWQTVAPSEQQKLSKLDGQVWIALYNLLLSPEARARYCLTSFAKGQLLKLRAFLTDTLLDQLPNLADLQSFLAHLTLVETQPPKKDLVLEQIPEIWERLEQENRGKWQAIAKHQLRHVFSPSEQDLRLQARRWAETYRLDVLEAVAPERPHCAYCNAEASKRCSRCQNEWYCCRVHS
- the Zmynd10 gene encoding zinc finger MYND domain-containing protein 10 isoform X2 encodes the protein MGDLELLLPGEADVLVRGLRSFPLREMGSEGWNQQHENLEKLNMQAILDATVSQGEPIQELLVTYGKIPTLVEELIAVEMWKQKVFPVLCKVEDFKPQNTFPIYMVVHHEASIINLLETVFFHKEVCESAEDTILDLVDYCHRKLTLLVARTGRGGPHEEEGSQDNTPMQELQKQAELMEFEISLKALSVLRYITDCVDSLSLSILSRMLSTHNLPCLLVELLEHSPWSRREGSKLQRFEGGHWQTVAPSEQQKLSKLDGQVWIALYNLLLSPEARARYCLTSFAKGQLLKLRAFLTDTLLDQLPNLADLQSFLAHLTLVETQPPKKDLVLEQIPEIWERLEQENRGKWQAIAKHQLRHVFSPSEQDLRLQARRWAETYRLDVLEAVAPERPHCAYCNAEASKRCSRCQNEWYCCSWFKKSC
- the Zmynd10 gene encoding zinc finger MYND domain-containing protein 10 isoform X1, whose product is MGDLELLLPGEADVLVRGLRSFPLREMGSEGWNQQHENLEKLNMQAILDATVSQGEPIQELLVTYGKIPTLVEELIAVEMWKQKVFPVLCKVEDFKPQNTFPIYMVVHHEASIINLLETVFFHKEVCESAEDTILDLVDYCHRKLTLLVARTGRGGPHEEEGSQDNTPMQELQKQAELMEFEISLKALSVLRYITDCVDSLSLSILSRMLSTHNLPCLLVELLEHSPWSRREGSKLQRFEGGHWQTVAPSEQQKLSKLDGQVWIALYNLLLSPEARARYCLTSFAKGQLLKLRAFLTDTLLDQLPNLADLQSFLAHLTLVETQPPKKDLVLEQIPEIWERLEQENRGKWQAIAKHQLRHVFSPSEQDLRLQARRWAETYRLDVLEAVAPERPHCAYCNAEASKRCSRCQNEWYCCRECQVKHWEKHGKACVLAAQGGKAK
- the Zmynd10 gene encoding zinc finger MYND domain-containing protein 10 isoform X4, which gives rise to MQAILDATVSQGEPIQELLVTYGKIPTLVEELIAVEMWKQKVFPVLCKVEDFKPQNTFPIYMVVHHEASIINLLETVFFHKEVCESAEDTILDLVDYCHRKLTLLVARTGRGGPHEEEGSQDNTPMQELQKQAELMEFEISLKALSVLRYITDCVDSLSLSILSRMLSTHNLPCLLVELLEHSPWSRREGSKLQRFEGGHWQTVAPSEQQKLSKLDGQVWIALYNLLLSPEARARYCLTSFAKGQLLKLRAFLTDTLLDQLPNLADLQSFLAHLTLVETQPPKKDLVLEQIPEIWERLEQENRGKWQAIAKHQLRHVFSPSEQDLRLQARRWAETYRLDVLEAVAPERPHCAYCNAEASKRCSRCQNEWYCCRECQVKHWEKHGKACVLAAQGGKAK